One genomic window of Xanthobacter dioxanivorans includes the following:
- a CDS encoding GCG_CRPN prefix-to-repeats domain-containing protein, which produces MRNTFRLVSGLWLGTLAALPASAMPLAPSPVPATASTTLVAQGCGPGWWRGPWGHCRDTPYTGRVPGGGWVYDLPPAYGYFGNGCPPGYWHGPWGHCRDTPYHGRLPGGGWQ; this is translated from the coding sequence ATGCGAAACACCTTTCGACTGGTTTCCGGCTTGTGGCTCGGCACGCTGGCGGCGTTGCCGGCTTCGGCGATGCCCCTTGCCCCATCCCCTGTACCGGCGACCGCCTCCACGACACTGGTCGCCCAGGGCTGTGGCCCGGGCTGGTGGCGCGGGCCCTGGGGCCATTGCCGCGACACTCCCTATACCGGCCGCGTGCCGGGCGGCGGGTGGGTCTACGACCTGCCCCCCGCCTATGGCTATTTCGGCAATGGCTGCCCACCCGGCTACTGGCATGGGCCCTGGGGGCATTGTCGCGATACCCCCTATCACGGCCGGCT